One Peromyscus leucopus breed LL Stock chromosome 20, UCI_PerLeu_2.1, whole genome shotgun sequence genomic region harbors:
- the Pou6f1 gene encoding POU domain, class 6, transcription factor 1 isoform X1, protein MDPGAGSDSSLTVNEQVIVMSGHETIRVLEVGVDAQLPAEEENKGLESVAADGPPSGGSTEASEPGGEAGPHDPDRSAEATVKSLPGIPPSPAPAIATFSQAPSQPQASQTLTPLAVQAAPQVLTQENLATVLTGVVVPAGAVTQPLLIPISISGQVSGQQGLAVWTIPTAAVAALPGLAAASPTGAVFKPPLAGLQAAAVLSTALPTPVQAAPPVQASSPAQPRPPAQPQTLFQTPPPPLLQTTPAILPQPAAATAAAAPTPKPVDATPQITVQPAGFAFSPGIISAASLGGQTQILGSLTTAPVITNAIPSMPGISSQILTNAQGQVIGALPWVVNSASVATPAPAQSLQVQAVTPQLLLNAQGQVIATLASSPLPQPMAVRKPNTPESPAKSEVQPIQPTPAVAQPAMVVTSPAPGIKPSASAPIPITCSETPTVSQLVSKPHTPSLDEDGINLEEIREFAKNFKIRRLSLGLTQTQVGQALTATEGPAYSQSAICRFEKLDITPKSAQKLKPVLEKWLNEAELRNQEGQQNLMEFVGGEPSKKRKRRTSFTPQAIEALNAYFEKNPLPTGQEITEIAKELNYDREVVRVWFCNRRQTLKNTSKLNVFQIP, encoded by the exons ATGGATCCTGGAGCTGGCTCTGACTCATCTCTGACTGTGAATGAGCAG GTCATTGTGATGTCAGGCCATGAGACCATCCGAGTGTTGGAAGTCGGAGTGGACGCTCAGCTCCCAGCTGAGGAGGAGAACAAAGGACTGGAGAGTGTGGCCGCTGATGGCCCCCCGAGTGGAGGCTCTACTGAAGCCAGTGAACCTGGTGGTGAAGCTGGGCCGCACGACCCAGACCGTTCTGCAGAAGCAACTG TGAAGTCTCTCCCCGGGATCCCTCCAAGTCCTGCCCCAGCCATCGCCACCTTCAGCCAAGCCCCAAGTCAGCCTCAAGCATCACAGACCCTGACGCCGCTGGCTGTTCAAGCTGCCCCCCAG GTCTTGACTCAGGAAAACTTAGCCACAGTTCTGACAGGAGTTGTGGTTCCGGCAGGGGCGGTTACTCAACCTCTTCTTATCCCCATCAGTATTTCAGGTCAAGTGTCTGGGCAGCAGGGGCTGGCCGTGTGGACAATCCCTACAGCAGCCGTGGCTGCCCTCCCCGGACTGGCCGCGGCTTCTCCTACCGGGGCAGTCTTCAAGCCGCCTTTAGCTGGGCTCCAAG CAGCTGCCGTGCTGAGCACCGCCCTCCCGACACCTGTACAAGCTGCCCCACCTGTCCAGGCCTCCTCGCCCGCCCAGCCCCGGCCACCAGCTCAGCCCCAGACGCTGTTCCAgaccccgccgccgccgctgctacAGACCACGCCTGCCATACTCCCGCAgcccgccgccgccactgccgccgccgcccccaccCCAAAGCCAGTGGACGCCACCCCGCAGATCACCGTCCAGCCAGCAGGCTTCGCGTTTAGCCCGGGGATC ATCAGTGCTGCCTCCCTCGGGGGACAGACCCAGATCCTGGGCTCCCTCACGACAGCTCCAGTCATTACCAATGCCATTCCCAGCATGCCGGGGATCAGCAGTCAGATCCTCACCAATGCTCAGGGACAG GTTATTGGCGCACTTCCATGGGTAGTGAACTCGGCTAGTGTGGCCACACCAGCACCAGCACAGAGCCTGCAGGTCCAAGCCGTGACTCCCCAACTCTTGTTGAATGCCCAGGGCCAGGTGATCGCAACCCTAGCCAGCAGCCCCCTGCCTCAACCTATGGCTGTCCGGAAGCCAAACACACCGGAGTCCCCTGCTAAGAGTGAG GTGCAGCCTATCCAGCCAACACCAGCAGTCGCCCAGCCTGCCATGGTCGTCACCAGCCCGGCCCCAGGCATTAAGCCATCGGCTTCGGCTCCCATCCCCATCACCTGCTCAGAGACCCCAACTGTCAGTCAGTTGGTATCAA AGCCTCACACTCCAAGCCTGGATGAGGACGGGATCAACTTAGAGGAGATCCGGGAGTTTGCCAAGAATTTTAAGATCCGGCGGCTCTCCCTAGGTCTTACGCAGACCCAGGTGGGCCAGGCTTTGACTGCCACAGAAGGTCCGGCCTACAGCCAGTCGGCCATCTGCCG gtTTGAGAAGTTGGACATCACACCCAAGAGTGCCCAGAAACTGAAGCCAGTTCTGGAGAAGTGGTTGAATGAGGCCGAGCTCCGGAACCAGGAAGGCCAGCAGAATCTGATGGAGTTTGTGGGCGGCGAGCCCTCCAAGAAGCGCAAGCGGCGTACCTCCTTCACACCGCAGGCCATAGAGGCTCTCAACGCCTACTTTGAGAAGAACCCCCTGCCCACCGGCCAGGAGATCACCGAGATCGCTAAGGAGCTCAACTATGACCGTGAGGTGGTGCGGGTCTGGTTCTGTAATCGGCGCCAGACGCTCAAAAACACCAGCAAGCTGAACGTCTTTCAGATCCCTTAG
- the Pou6f1 gene encoding POU domain, class 6, transcription factor 1 isoform X2, giving the protein MDPGAGSDSSLTVNEQVIVMSGHETIRVLEVGVDAQLPAEEENKGLESVAADGPPSGGSTEASEPGGEAGPHDPDRSAEATVSPRDPSKSCPSHRHLQPSPKSASSITDPDAAGCSSCPPGQVSGQQGLAVWTIPTAAVAALPGLAAASPTGAVFKPPLAGLQAAAVLSTALPTPVQAAPPVQASSPAQPRPPAQPQTLFQTPPPPLLQTTPAILPQPAAATAAAAPTPKPVDATPQITVQPAGFAFSPGIISAASLGGQTQILGSLTTAPVITNAIPSMPGISSQILTNAQGQVIGALPWVVNSASVATPAPAQSLQVQAVTPQLLLNAQGQVIATLASSPLPQPMAVRKPNTPESPAKSEVQPIQPTPAVAQPAMVVTSPAPGIKPSASAPIPITCSETPTVSQLVSKPHTPSLDEDGINLEEIREFAKNFKIRRLSLGLTQTQVGQALTATEGPAYSQSAICRFEKLDITPKSAQKLKPVLEKWLNEAELRNQEGQQNLMEFVGGEPSKKRKRRTSFTPQAIEALNAYFEKNPLPTGQEITEIAKELNYDREVVRVWFCNRRQTLKNTSKLNVFQIP; this is encoded by the exons ATGGATCCTGGAGCTGGCTCTGACTCATCTCTGACTGTGAATGAGCAG GTCATTGTGATGTCAGGCCATGAGACCATCCGAGTGTTGGAAGTCGGAGTGGACGCTCAGCTCCCAGCTGAGGAGGAGAACAAAGGACTGGAGAGTGTGGCCGCTGATGGCCCCCCGAGTGGAGGCTCTACTGAAGCCAGTGAACCTGGTGGTGAAGCTGGGCCGCACGACCCAGACCGTTCTGCAGAAGCAACTG TCTCTCCCCGGGATCCCTCCAAGTCCTGCCCCAGCCATCGCCACCTTCAGCCAAGCCCCAAGTCAGCCTCAAGCATCACAGACCCTGACGCCGCTGGCTGTTCAAGCTGCCCCCCAG GTCAAGTGTCTGGGCAGCAGGGGCTGGCCGTGTGGACAATCCCTACAGCAGCCGTGGCTGCCCTCCCCGGACTGGCCGCGGCTTCTCCTACCGGGGCAGTCTTCAAGCCGCCTTTAGCTGGGCTCCAAG CAGCTGCCGTGCTGAGCACCGCCCTCCCGACACCTGTACAAGCTGCCCCACCTGTCCAGGCCTCCTCGCCCGCCCAGCCCCGGCCACCAGCTCAGCCCCAGACGCTGTTCCAgaccccgccgccgccgctgctacAGACCACGCCTGCCATACTCCCGCAgcccgccgccgccactgccgccgccgcccccaccCCAAAGCCAGTGGACGCCACCCCGCAGATCACCGTCCAGCCAGCAGGCTTCGCGTTTAGCCCGGGGATC ATCAGTGCTGCCTCCCTCGGGGGACAGACCCAGATCCTGGGCTCCCTCACGACAGCTCCAGTCATTACCAATGCCATTCCCAGCATGCCGGGGATCAGCAGTCAGATCCTCACCAATGCTCAGGGACAG GTTATTGGCGCACTTCCATGGGTAGTGAACTCGGCTAGTGTGGCCACACCAGCACCAGCACAGAGCCTGCAGGTCCAAGCCGTGACTCCCCAACTCTTGTTGAATGCCCAGGGCCAGGTGATCGCAACCCTAGCCAGCAGCCCCCTGCCTCAACCTATGGCTGTCCGGAAGCCAAACACACCGGAGTCCCCTGCTAAGAGTGAG GTGCAGCCTATCCAGCCAACACCAGCAGTCGCCCAGCCTGCCATGGTCGTCACCAGCCCGGCCCCAGGCATTAAGCCATCGGCTTCGGCTCCCATCCCCATCACCTGCTCAGAGACCCCAACTGTCAGTCAGTTGGTATCAA AGCCTCACACTCCAAGCCTGGATGAGGACGGGATCAACTTAGAGGAGATCCGGGAGTTTGCCAAGAATTTTAAGATCCGGCGGCTCTCCCTAGGTCTTACGCAGACCCAGGTGGGCCAGGCTTTGACTGCCACAGAAGGTCCGGCCTACAGCCAGTCGGCCATCTGCCG gtTTGAGAAGTTGGACATCACACCCAAGAGTGCCCAGAAACTGAAGCCAGTTCTGGAGAAGTGGTTGAATGAGGCCGAGCTCCGGAACCAGGAAGGCCAGCAGAATCTGATGGAGTTTGTGGGCGGCGAGCCCTCCAAGAAGCGCAAGCGGCGTACCTCCTTCACACCGCAGGCCATAGAGGCTCTCAACGCCTACTTTGAGAAGAACCCCCTGCCCACCGGCCAGGAGATCACCGAGATCGCTAAGGAGCTCAACTATGACCGTGAGGTGGTGCGGGTCTGGTTCTGTAATCGGCGCCAGACGCTCAAAAACACCAGCAAGCTGAACGTCTTTCAGATCCCTTAG